One Aspergillus oryzae RIB40 DNA, chromosome 2 genomic window carries:
- the mirC gene encoding siderochrome-iron transporter MirC (predicted transporter (major facilitator superfamily)) has translation MPLLDAHSGPSYGTLDQMERHDQYEGEQLLPTGYDSDDHGSEITSDDSVQEGVRKIEAINLTWTTKSLVVAYVSIFLMAFCTSLEGQTTMSLSAYATSAFSKHSLISTVLVVQNVVNAVIKPPMAKIADVFGRFEAFCVCILIYVLGYIQMAASTNVQTYASAQIFYSAGSTGLQILQQVFIADSSSLLNRAFLALLPEFPFLVTVWIGPSIADAVMRHSSWRWGYGMWSIILPASFLPLALTLLLNQRKAKRLNLIKQKHAPRGGLVAVIRRTWYDLDMFGLILLSAAVTLILVPLTLAASAKDGWKNDSILAMIVVGIVCLLALPLWESSKRFAPKPLLSLHLLRQRTALAGCALAFWYFMAFYFSVQPYLYSYLQVVQGYDVATAGRVTQTFAFTSTIAAFSVSLLIKYTRRYRIYVTIGSAIYMFGLLLMMLYRKEGSSSTLILGTQIVVGMGGGLLNVPVQLGVQASASHQEVAAATAMFLTSMEMGGAVGAAISGAVWTHNIPRKLRRYLPDENKGDAKEIFGRLDKALSFPMGSPVRVAINRSYQETMNKLLVLALIVTIPLIPLSLLMKNYRLDKVNSEPVDGPNGDHLVSDNGHGLSGNESESEGHSKQP, from the exons ATGCCCTTACTTGACGCCCACTCAGGCCCCTCATATGGCACACTCGATCAAATGGAGAGACACGATCAGTACGAAGGAGAGCAACTCCTTCCCACTGGATACGACAGCGATGACCATGGCAGTGAGATAACATCGGATGACTCGGTGCAGGAAGGTGTTCGGAAGATTGAAGCCATCAACTTGACCTGGACAACGAAGTCATTGGTTGTTGCTTATGTCAG TATCTTCCTTATGGCGTTCTGTACTTCTTTAGAAGGCCAGACCACCATGTCACTCTCTGCTTATGCCACCAGTGCATTTAGCAAACACTCATTGATTTCAactgttcttgttgttcagAATGTAGTCAATG CTGTCATCAAGCCTCCCATGGCTAAGATCGCCGATGTCTTCGGTCGCTTCGAAGCGTTCTGCGTGTGCATCTTGATATATGTTCTCGGTTATATACAAATGGCTGCTTCGACCAATGTCCAGACTTATGCATCGGCTCAAATATTCTATTCCGCCGGCTCGACGGGCTTACAGATCCTCCAACAAGTGTTCATTGCGgatagcagcagccttctcaacagGGCATTCCTTGCCCTCCTTCCAGAGTTTCCGTTTCTGGTTACAGTTTGGATTGGACCATCAATAGCTGACGCAGTGATGCGCCACTCGTCATGGCGTTGGGGCTACGGGATGTGGTCAATCATTCTGCCTGCTTCATTTCTCCCGTTAGCGCTGACGTTATTGTTGAATCAACGCAAGGCTAAAAGGCTAAACCTCATTAAGCAAAAACACGCTCCTCGGGGTGGCCTCGTTGCTGTTATCCGTCGCACCTGGTACGATCTGGACATGTTTGGTTTGATACTTCTTTCGGCGGCAGTTACATTGATTTTGGTGCCTCTCACACTTGCCGCCAGTGCTAAAGACGGCTGGAAGAACGACAGTATCCTGGCAATGATTGTGGTTGGCATAGTTTGTTTACTGGCGTTGCCGCTGTGGGAGAGTTCGAAAAGGTTTGCCCCTAAACCACTTCTTTCCCTACACCTTCTCAGGCAACGCACAGCGCTTGCTGGCTGCGCTTTAGCTTTTTGGTACTTTA TGGCATTCTATTTTTCGGTCCAACCGTATCTTTACTCTTATCTTCAAGTGGTCCAAGGATATGATGTCGCCACGGCTGGCCGTGTGACGCAGACGTTTGCGTTTACGTCGACCATTGCTGCTTTCTCAGTGTCCTTATTGATCAAGTACACGCGACGCTATCGAATCTATGTGACCATTGGAAGCGCGATTTACATGTTCGGTCTTCTTTTGATGATGCTTTACCGCAAAGAAGGGAGCTCATCAACGCTAATTCTTGGGACACAGATTGTGGTTGGTATGGGAGGCGGCCTCCTCAATGTGCCTGTCCAGCTGGGAGTTCAGGCATCTGCTAGCCATCAGGAGGTTGCGGCTGCTACGGCAATGTTTTTGACATCTATGGAGATGGGTGGTGCAGTTGGCGCTGCGATCTCAGGAGCCGTCTGGACGCACAACATTCCGCGGAAGTTGCGGCGTTACCTCCCTGATGAGAATAAGGGGGATGCTAAGGAAATATTTGGGAGATTGGACAAGGCACTATCTTTTCCTATGGGATCACCGGTTAGAGTTGCCATCAACCGGTCTTATCAAGAGACTATGAATAAgctgttggtgttggcgCTGATCGTGACGATACCGTTGATACCCTTGAGTCTTTTGATGAAGAATTACAGGTTGGACAAAGTCAACTCTGAACCAGTGGACGGGCCTAATGGGGACCATCTGGTTTCAGACAACGGACATGGCCTATCGGGAAACGAATCCGAATCAGAAGGACACTCGAAACAACCCTGA